The following proteins are encoded in a genomic region of uncultured Vibrio sp.:
- the fabF gene encoding beta-ketoacyl-ACP synthase II: MSKRRVVVTGMGMLSPVGNTVESSWKALLEGQSGIVNIEHFDATNFSTRFAGLVKDFDCTEYMSKKDARKMDLFIQYGVAAGMQAIDDSGLQITEENAARVGVAIGSGIGGLELIESGHTALTEKGPRKVSPFFVPSTIVNMVAGNLSIMRGLRGPNIAISTACTTGLHNIGHAARMIAYGDADAMVAGGSEKASTPLGMAGFGAAKALSTRNDEPQKASRPWDKGRDGFVLGDGAGIMVLEEYEHAKARGAKIYAELVGFGMSGDAYHMTSPSEDGSGGALAMEAAMRDANITGTQVGYVNAHGTSTPAGDVAEIKGVKRALGEEGAKQVLVSSTKSMTGHLLGAAGSVEAIITVLSLVDQIVPPTINLDDPEEGLDIDLVPHTARKVDGMEYAICNSFGFGGTNGSLVFKKFSE; the protein is encoded by the coding sequence GTGTCCAAGCGTCGTGTAGTTGTCACTGGCATGGGTATGTTGTCACCGGTAGGCAACACAGTAGAATCATCTTGGAAAGCCCTGCTAGAAGGTCAAAGTGGTATTGTGAATATCGAGCACTTTGATGCTACGAATTTCTCAACTCGTTTTGCAGGTCTTGTGAAAGATTTCGATTGCACAGAGTACATGTCTAAAAAAGATGCTCGTAAGATGGATTTATTCATCCAGTACGGTGTCGCAGCAGGTATGCAAGCAATCGATGACTCTGGCTTACAAATTACCGAAGAAAACGCGGCTCGAGTTGGTGTTGCAATCGGCTCAGGCATTGGTGGTCTGGAACTGATTGAATCAGGTCACACTGCGTTAACAGAAAAAGGCCCTCGCAAGGTTAGCCCATTTTTTGTTCCTTCGACCATCGTAAACATGGTTGCAGGTAACCTATCTATCATGCGCGGTCTTCGTGGTCCAAATATCGCGATCTCTACGGCATGTACTACTGGTCTACATAACATCGGCCATGCAGCTCGCATGATCGCTTATGGCGATGCTGATGCTATGGTTGCTGGTGGTTCTGAAAAAGCGTCAACACCATTAGGTATGGCAGGCTTTGGTGCCGCTAAAGCACTATCTACTCGTAACGATGAACCTCAAAAAGCGTCTCGTCCTTGGGATAAAGGCCGTGATGGCTTCGTTCTTGGTGACGGTGCTGGCATCATGGTACTTGAAGAGTACGAACATGCGAAAGCTCGTGGCGCTAAGATCTATGCTGAACTCGTTGGCTTCGGTATGTCTGGCGACGCTTACCACATGACCTCTCCAAGTGAGGACGGTTCAGGTGGTGCACTAGCGATGGAAGCTGCGATGCGTGATGCGAACATCACTGGTACACAAGTGGGTTACGTAAACGCACACGGTACTTCTACTCCTGCTGGTGATGTGGCCGAAATCAAGGGCGTAAAACGCGCGCTTGGTGAAGAAGGCGCTAAGCAAGTTCTTGTTTCTTCAACGAAGTCGATGACGGGTCACCTATTGGGTGCTGCAGGTTCTGTTGAAGCAATCATTACAGTGCTGTCTTTGGTCGATCAAATTGTTCCGCCAACGATTAACCTTGATGATCCAGAAGAAGGCTTAGATATCGACCTTGTGCCGCACACTGCGCGCAAAGTTGATGGCATGGAATACGCAATCTGTAACTCGTTTGGCTTCGGTGGCACAAACGGTTCTTTGGTATTCAAAAAGTTCTCTGAGTAA
- the acpP gene encoding acyl carrier protein encodes MSNIEERVKKIIVEQLGVDEAEVKNEASFVDDLGADSLDTVELVMALEEEFDTEIPDEEAEKITTVQAAIDYVNSAQ; translated from the coding sequence ATGAGCAACATCGAAGAACGCGTAAAGAAAATCATTGTTGAACAGCTAGGTGTAGACGAAGCAGAAGTTAAAAACGAAGCTTCTTTCGTTGACGATCTAGGTGCTGATTCTCTAGACACTGTAGAACTAGTTATGGCTCTAGAAGAGGAATTCGACACTGAGATTCCTGACGAAGAAGCTGAGAAGATCACTACTGTTCAAGCTGCAATCGACTACGTAAACAGCGCTCAGTAA
- the pabC gene encoding aminodeoxychorismate lyase yields MFWVNGIPQTHVSLSDRSFQYGDGCFTTILTKKGELVYWPEHVARMEACLKTLGIPFPDWQVVFEWAADAAMSEDYAGVKIHISRGTGGRGYSPSGIEGPTVTISNFPFPRHYVDWQANGISLGVCETRLGIQPLLAGHKHNNRLEQILAKAEMEGTGFADAVTLNVQNHVIETTMANLFWVKDNSVYTPDLSLSGVAGVMRRKVLEFCVANRINVKVDTFYLSELLEADEVWMCNSLLGVAPVTSIETLNQKIELPIGKLTQRLQGNLTT; encoded by the coding sequence ATGTTTTGGGTAAATGGAATTCCACAAACACATGTCTCACTAAGCGATCGTTCCTTTCAATATGGCGACGGTTGCTTTACGACCATCCTAACTAAAAAGGGAGAGTTGGTTTATTGGCCAGAGCATGTTGCACGGATGGAAGCCTGTCTCAAAACCTTGGGTATTCCTTTTCCAGATTGGCAAGTGGTCTTTGAGTGGGCTGCTGATGCTGCAATGTCTGAAGATTACGCTGGTGTGAAGATACACATCAGCCGAGGCACGGGGGGACGCGGATACAGTCCATCAGGCATTGAAGGGCCAACCGTGACCATTTCTAATTTCCCTTTCCCTCGTCATTACGTTGATTGGCAAGCCAATGGTATAAGCCTTGGTGTGTGTGAAACGAGGTTAGGTATTCAGCCACTGCTTGCGGGACACAAACACAATAATCGTTTAGAGCAAATTCTTGCCAAAGCCGAAATGGAAGGAACTGGCTTTGCTGATGCAGTAACGTTAAATGTGCAAAATCATGTCATTGAAACTACAATGGCCAACCTTTTTTGGGTTAAAGATAATAGTGTTTATACGCCAGATTTAAGTTTGTCTGGTGTTGCCGGTGTCATGCGTCGTAAGGTTCTTGAATTTTGCGTAGCCAATCGCATTAACGTAAAGGTAGACACGTTCTATCTTTCTGAACTGCTTGAAGCGGACGAAGTATGGATGTGCAATTCCTTATTAGGTGTGGCTCCGGTGACGAGTATTGAAACACTAAACCAAAAGATTGAACTTCCGATTGGAAAACTGACTCAACGACTGCAAGGAAATCTAACTACGTGA
- the tmk gene encoding dTMP kinase, translating into MMKANFIVIEGLEGAGKSTAIQTVLDTLKSAGIQDIVNTREPGGTPLAEKMRALVKEEHEGEELQDMTELLLLYAARVQLVENVIKPALANGQWVVGDRHDMSSQAYQGGGRQIDASLMKNLRDTTLGDFKPALTLYMDIDPRIGLERARGRGELDRIEKMDISFFERTRERYLDIANSDSSVVVINAEQSIEKVSHDIQVALNEWLSRQ; encoded by the coding sequence ATGATGAAAGCAAACTTTATTGTCATAGAGGGCCTAGAAGGCGCGGGTAAAAGTACTGCAATTCAAACTGTGTTGGATACGCTAAAAAGTGCGGGTATCCAAGATATTGTTAACACTCGTGAACCTGGTGGTACGCCGCTGGCAGAGAAAATGCGTGCATTGGTCAAAGAAGAACACGAGGGTGAAGAACTTCAGGACATGACGGAATTACTGCTGCTTTACGCAGCACGTGTTCAACTTGTCGAGAACGTCATAAAGCCTGCTTTAGCTAATGGACAGTGGGTTGTGGGTGACCGTCACGATATGTCCTCTCAGGCTTATCAGGGTGGTGGCCGTCAGATCGATGCATCCCTTATGAAAAACCTGCGTGATACGACTCTTGGTGATTTCAAACCGGCTCTGACGCTTTATATGGATATCGACCCTCGAATTGGTCTGGAACGTGCTCGTGGCCGTGGTGAACTTGACCGTATCGAGAAGATGGATATCAGTTTCTTTGAGCGTACTCGTGAACGTTACTTGGATATTGCCAATAGTGACTCATCGGTTGTGGTGATCAATGCTGAGCAGTCGATTGAGAAAGTGTCTCATGATATTCAAGTTGCGTTGAATGAGTGGTTATCGCGTCAATAA
- the rpmF gene encoding 50S ribosomal protein L32 yields MAVQKSKKSRSMRGMRRSHDALTTAALSVDATSGETHLRHNVTAEGYYRGKKVINK; encoded by the coding sequence ATGGCCGTACAAAAGAGCAAGAAGTCACGTTCAATGCGTGGTATGCGTCGTTCACACGATGCACTAACTACAGCTGCACTTTCTGTAGATGCAACTTCAGGTGAAACTCACCTACGTCACAACGTAACTGCTGAAGGTTACTACCGTGGCAAAAAGGTTATCAACAAGTAA
- a CDS encoding beta-ketoacyl-ACP synthase III, which produces MYSKILGTGSYLPSQVRTNADLEKMVDTSDEWIVARTGIKERRIAAEDETVADMAFYAAENAIDMAGIDKNDIDLIIVATTSSSHTFPSSACQVQGKLGIKGCPAFDLAAACSGFVYALSVADQHIKSGMCKNVLVIGADALSKTCDPTDRSTIILFGDGAGAVVVGASEEPGIISTHIYSDGQFGELLSLPVPVRGQDADKWLHMAGNEVFKVAVTQLSKLVKDTLEANNMHKSELDWLVPHQANYRIISATAKKLSMSLDQVVLTLDKHGNTSAATVPTALDEAVRDGRIKRGQNLLLEAFGGGFTWGSALVKF; this is translated from the coding sequence ATGTATAGCAAAATTTTAGGTACTGGCAGCTACCTGCCATCTCAGGTGCGTACTAACGCAGATCTAGAGAAAATGGTAGATACAAGTGACGAGTGGATTGTTGCTCGCACGGGTATTAAAGAGCGTCGAATCGCAGCAGAAGATGAAACTGTTGCTGACATGGCATTCTACGCAGCTGAAAACGCTATCGATATGGCAGGTATAGATAAGAACGATATTGATCTTATCATTGTAGCTACTACCAGCAGTAGCCATACTTTCCCTTCATCTGCGTGTCAGGTGCAGGGAAAGCTTGGCATTAAAGGTTGTCCGGCTTTTGACTTAGCCGCTGCTTGTTCTGGCTTTGTTTATGCTCTATCTGTCGCGGATCAGCACATCAAATCAGGTATGTGTAAAAACGTGCTGGTGATTGGTGCGGACGCGTTGTCAAAAACATGTGACCCGACTGACCGTTCGACCATTATTCTGTTCGGTGACGGAGCGGGTGCGGTTGTGGTTGGTGCAAGCGAAGAGCCTGGTATCATCTCTACCCATATATACTCGGATGGTCAATTCGGTGAGTTATTGAGCTTACCAGTGCCAGTACGTGGCCAAGATGCTGATAAATGGCTTCACATGGCTGGCAACGAAGTATTCAAGGTTGCCGTAACCCAATTGTCTAAATTGGTTAAAGATACTCTTGAAGCCAACAACATGCATAAGTCTGAGCTAGACTGGCTAGTACCGCACCAAGCGAACTACCGAATTATCTCAGCGACAGCGAAAAAGCTTTCAATGTCTCTGGATCAGGTTGTTTTGACCTTAGACAAGCATGGCAATACGTCGGCAGCGACAGTGCCGACAGCGTTGGATGAAGCGGTACGTGATGGTCGCATCAAGCGTGGACAAAACTTGCTACTAGAGGCATTTGGTGGCGGTTTCACTTGGGGCTCTGCTCTGGTGAAATTCTAA
- the fabG gene encoding 3-oxoacyl-ACP reductase FabG has protein sequence MNLEGKIALVTGASRGIGRAIAELLVERGATVIGTATSESGAAAISEYLGENGKGLTLNVTDVESIEATLKTINDEFGVIDILVNNAGITRDNLLMRMKDDEWNDIIDTNLTPIFRMSKAVLRGMMKKRAGRIINVGSVVGTMGNAGQANYAAAKAGVIGFTKSMAREVASRGVTVNTVAPGFIETDMTKALNDEQRAATLSNVPAGRLGDPREIASAVVFLASPEAAYITGETLHVNGGMYMV, from the coding sequence ATGAATCTAGAAGGTAAGATCGCTCTAGTGACAGGCGCAAGCCGTGGCATTGGTCGTGCGATTGCTGAACTTCTTGTTGAACGTGGTGCAACCGTCATTGGTACTGCAACGTCTGAAAGTGGTGCTGCTGCTATTAGCGAATACCTTGGTGAAAACGGTAAAGGTTTGACACTTAACGTTACTGACGTTGAGTCTATCGAAGCGACACTTAAAACCATCAATGATGAGTTTGGTGTGATCGATATTTTGGTCAACAACGCAGGTATTACTCGTGATAATCTGCTAATGCGTATGAAAGATGATGAGTGGAATGACATCATCGATACTAACCTGACACCAATTTTCCGTATGTCTAAAGCGGTATTGCGTGGCATGATGAAAAAACGTGCGGGTCGTATCATCAACGTAGGCTCTGTCGTGGGTACTATGGGTAATGCGGGCCAAGCTAACTACGCAGCAGCAAAAGCAGGTGTGATCGGTTTCACTAAATCGATGGCTCGTGAAGTGGCTTCTCGTGGCGTAACAGTAAACACTGTTGCACCAGGTTTCATCGAAACTGACATGACTAAAGCATTAAATGACGAGCAACGTGCGGCAACTTTGTCGAACGTGCCAGCTGGTCGTTTAGGTGACCCACGTGAAATTGCATCGGCAGTGGTTTTCCTTGCTTCACCTGAAGCAGCGTACATTACTGGTGAAACTTTGCATGTAAATGGTGGCATGTACATGGTTTAA
- the plsX gene encoding phosphate acyltransferase PlsX, which yields MQTITVALDAMGGDFGPRVTVPAAVQALSHFPELKVILIGDQTLITSQLSQLGTSTNSRLTILHSEKVISNSEKPSLALRNSQNSSMRKAIDLVSEQKADACVSGGNTGALMALSRFILKLLPGIDRPALVSALPTISGKRNWMLDLGANVSCDADSLFQFAVMGSALAEQHLGHPARVAVLNIGAEEIKGNDLVKRCAEMLSQTDAINFVGYIEGNQILHDVADVIVCDGFVGNVCLKASEGTAQLFIEKIKTSMMASTIKGWIARKLFSRLFNELKTLNPDQYNGASLLGLRGIVIKSHGSADVSAIVNALGEAVHEVKRQVPSRISDRLEAVLLERHY from the coding sequence TTGCAAACTATTACCGTTGCACTTGATGCAATGGGCGGGGATTTCGGTCCACGCGTAACAGTGCCTGCCGCCGTGCAGGCACTGTCTCATTTCCCAGAGCTAAAAGTGATTCTTATAGGTGATCAAACCTTGATCACGTCTCAATTATCTCAACTCGGTACTTCTACCAATTCCCGTTTGACTATTCTCCATAGTGAGAAAGTGATTTCTAATTCAGAAAAGCCTTCTTTAGCATTACGAAATAGCCAGAATAGCTCGATGCGTAAAGCCATCGACCTTGTTTCCGAGCAAAAAGCAGACGCTTGTGTCAGTGGTGGTAATACCGGTGCATTGATGGCACTGTCACGTTTTATTCTCAAATTGCTGCCTGGCATTGATCGTCCTGCGTTAGTTTCAGCTCTACCGACCATCAGCGGAAAACGTAACTGGATGTTGGATCTCGGAGCGAACGTATCTTGTGATGCAGACAGCCTGTTCCAGTTTGCCGTGATGGGCAGTGCGTTGGCTGAACAGCACTTGGGTCATCCCGCTCGTGTGGCGGTTCTTAATATCGGCGCAGAAGAGATAAAAGGAAATGATCTCGTTAAGCGCTGCGCAGAAATGCTTTCTCAAACCGACGCAATTAATTTTGTTGGTTATATTGAAGGTAATCAAATATTGCATGATGTTGCGGATGTCATCGTTTGTGATGGATTTGTCGGTAACGTATGCTTAAAGGCCAGCGAGGGAACAGCACAACTTTTTATCGAAAAAATAAAAACCAGTATGATGGCGTCTACGATAAAGGGTTGGATTGCTAGAAAGTTGTTTTCTCGGCTATTTAATGAACTAAAAACACTGAACCCCGACCAGTATAACGGCGCAAGTTTGCTAGGATTGCGCGGCATTGTCATTAAAAGCCATGGAAGTGCTGATGTATCTGCAATTGTCAATGCACTTGGAGAGGCAGTACACGAGGTCAAACGACAAGTACCAAGCCGTATTAGCGATCGTTTGGAAGCGGTTTTACTCGAGAGGCATTATTAG
- the mltG gene encoding endolytic transglycosylase MltG: MIKKLLAVVVLIALIGAAGVFYVVSQAKQYVNKPILLEQPQLFTVETGTSFHQVIRDLVKAEVIESSDYTRFIPRLYPELLQVRAGTYQLEPNLSLYQALEHLNTGKEYQFAITFVEGSRFSEWLALLKDAPYVEHDLTTLSEKEMASKLGIEREKLEGLFLAETYHYTAGTTESQLLKRAHQKLTSILDAHWESRQEKLPIQDKYEALILASIIEKETAIDSERERVASVFVNRLNKRMRLQTDPTVIYGMGDEYDGNIRKKDLRTPTPYNTYVINGLPPTPIAMAGEASIVAALNPEESAYLYFVASGKGGHVFSKSLAEHNRAVRAYLRELRKNK, translated from the coding sequence GTGATTAAAAAACTGCTGGCTGTTGTTGTGCTGATTGCTTTGATTGGCGCAGCAGGTGTTTTTTACGTTGTTTCACAGGCGAAGCAATATGTGAATAAGCCGATTCTACTCGAGCAACCTCAGCTATTTACAGTAGAAACTGGCACAAGCTTTCATCAGGTAATTCGCGACTTGGTAAAAGCAGAAGTTATCGAGTCTTCTGATTATACTCGCTTTATCCCGCGTCTTTATCCGGAACTATTACAAGTTAGGGCTGGGACATATCAACTCGAGCCTAACCTGTCGCTTTATCAAGCGTTAGAGCATCTAAACACAGGCAAAGAATATCAATTCGCGATTACTTTTGTCGAAGGCAGCCGTTTTTCTGAATGGTTGGCCTTGCTAAAAGATGCGCCTTACGTAGAGCATGATTTGACCACTCTCTCTGAAAAAGAAATGGCTTCTAAGCTGGGTATTGAACGTGAAAAGCTAGAAGGGCTCTTCCTGGCAGAAACATACCATTACACCGCCGGTACCACGGAAAGTCAGCTACTAAAGCGCGCGCATCAGAAATTAACTAGCATACTTGATGCCCACTGGGAATCACGTCAGGAAAAACTTCCGATTCAAGATAAGTATGAAGCGTTGATTTTGGCTTCGATCATCGAAAAAGAAACTGCCATTGACTCAGAGCGCGAGCGAGTTGCCTCGGTGTTTGTTAATCGTCTGAACAAGCGTATGCGTTTGCAAACGGATCCGACAGTGATTTACGGAATGGGCGATGAGTATGACGGCAATATTCGTAAAAAGGATCTACGCACCCCTACGCCATACAATACGTATGTCATTAATGGATTGCCGCCGACGCCAATTGCAATGGCAGGAGAAGCGTCAATTGTTGCGGCATTGAACCCTGAAGAGAGTGCTTACTTATACTTTGTTGCAAGCGGAAAGGGCGGACACGTGTTCAGCAAATCCCTTGCAGAGCATAATCGTGCCGTACGTGCCTATTTAAGAGAACTAAGAAAGAACAAATGA
- the yceD gene encoding 23S rRNA accumulation protein YceD, translating to MQKVKIPRTVDPAKAAQKRLDYDGIIQASLFKRLVETTEGVKRDAEVSLSFEIDEQRLVVISGKANIEVDLECQRCNEVFTHACEVEFLYTPYYGEKTEEEAPEIYDLVDLNEYGELDLIQLVEDEFILALPQIAMHDEADCSVDSNNMVFGELPEEIEEEKPNPFDVLKSLKK from the coding sequence ATGCAAAAGGTAAAAATACCGCGAACGGTTGATCCAGCGAAAGCGGCACAGAAACGATTGGATTACGATGGCATCATCCAGGCCAGTCTTTTCAAGCGTTTAGTGGAAACAACTGAAGGCGTAAAACGCGACGCAGAAGTCTCATTGTCATTTGAGATAGATGAACAGCGACTTGTTGTTATCTCTGGTAAAGCTAACATCGAAGTCGATTTAGAGTGTCAGCGTTGTAATGAGGTATTCACACACGCGTGTGAAGTTGAATTCCTTTACACTCCTTACTACGGTGAGAAGACGGAAGAGGAAGCACCTGAAATTTATGATTTGGTAGATCTAAATGAGTACGGTGAATTAGACCTTATACAACTGGTTGAAGACGAGTTCATCTTAGCATTACCTCAAATTGCAATGCATGATGAAGCGGATTGTAGCGTTGATTCAAATAACATGGTTTTTGGTGAGCTTCCTGAAGAAATTGAGGAAGAGAAACCGAACCCATTCGACGTTTTGAAAAGTTTGAAAAAGTAA
- the fabD gene encoding ACP S-malonyltransferase gives MSKFAIVFPGQGSQAVGMLAELGEQYDVVKQTFAEASDALGYDLWALVQNGPAEDLNQTFRTQPALLASSVAIWRVWQELGLEQPANLAGHSLGEYSALVCAGVIDFKQAIKLVELRGQLMQEAVPAGTGAMYAIIGLDDESIAKACEEAAQGEVVSPVNFNSPGQVVIAGSKDAVERAGALCKEAGAKRALPLPVSVPSHCALMKPAAEKLAVALESIEFNAPQLPVINNVDVAAETDPAKIKDALVRQLHSPVRWTESVQLMSEQGVENLLELGPGKVLTGLTKRIVKTLSAAAVNDVASLEAAK, from the coding sequence ATGAGCAAGTTTGCTATCGTATTTCCAGGCCAAGGTTCTCAAGCAGTAGGTATGCTGGCTGAGCTTGGTGAACAATATGACGTAGTAAAACAAACATTTGCAGAAGCATCTGACGCACTAGGTTACGATCTATGGGCGCTTGTTCAAAATGGCCCTGCTGAAGACCTCAATCAAACGTTCCGTACACAGCCTGCATTGTTAGCGTCGTCTGTGGCTATTTGGCGTGTATGGCAAGAACTTGGTCTTGAGCAACCTGCAAATCTAGCAGGCCACAGCTTGGGTGAGTATTCAGCACTAGTATGTGCAGGTGTGATTGATTTTAAACAAGCAATCAAACTGGTTGAGCTTCGTGGTCAGTTAATGCAAGAAGCTGTACCTGCAGGCACTGGCGCAATGTACGCAATCATTGGCCTAGATGATGAATCTATCGCAAAAGCGTGTGAAGAAGCAGCGCAAGGCGAAGTGGTATCTCCGGTAAACTTCAACTCTCCTGGTCAAGTTGTTATCGCTGGTAGCAAAGACGCAGTTGAGCGTGCGGGTGCACTATGTAAAGAAGCAGGTGCTAAGCGTGCGCTTCCTCTTCCTGTTTCAGTGCCTTCTCACTGTGCTCTGATGAAACCTGCGGCAGAAAAACTGGCTGTTGCTCTAGAGTCTATTGAGTTTAATGCGCCACAGCTTCCAGTGATCAACAACGTTGATGTGGCGGCTGAAACTGATCCGGCAAAAATTAAAGACGCGCTTGTTCGCCAGCTACATAGCCCTGTTCGTTGGACTGAGAGCGTACAGCTGATGAGTGAGCAAGGCGTAGAAAATCTTCTTGAGCTTGGTCCTGGCAAAGTATTGACAGGTCTAACTAAACGTATCGTGAAAACACTAAGTGCAGCGGCGGTTAACGACGTAGCGTCGTTAGAAGCGGCTAAATAA